Genomic segment of Jaculus jaculus isolate mJacJac1 chromosome 6, mJacJac1.mat.Y.cur, whole genome shotgun sequence:
GTGTCACATTGATAGAAGTTTAAACTATTTCTTACTTTTAGTGAGATATGtaatacacctgtaatcccagtactaaggtGGCTAAGGCAGAATAAttaggagtctgaggccaccctgggcaagACCCTGACCCAAAAGGAATTTGTTCCAACTTCTATCATTTATAAAGCTAAAATGAAGAGCTTTGTAAAATTGTTGATACAGAATTATCATAGTATATATATGAATGCATGTAATGCTTCAAATGAAACCAAAgatgttaccaaaaaaaaaaaaaaactaccagaaAAAGCTGGATCCTGGAACTTCATGTTACAAGACAGTCTGACCTTGTTCCATACATCTTAGTAAATAATATATTCCGTGGGGGGGGGCAACAAAAAGATGGTTCACTGGAATTTCAGACAcaactgagatggggagggcttAGGGTATTTTTATTACAGGGATCTTGGACGAtcaaacaacataaagaaatccaAAGGATTCTTGATGTTCAAGGCTTCTTTGTAGAACAGTAACGTTTCTGAAAAAGAATAATGCCACCAAGACCTGGTGCTCCTTTCCTAAATCTCTGTGTTAGGACTATATCCACATGACAAAGAAAGTAACCCAGACCATCTGATATGCTTAGTAAATATAAGATGGAGGGCCCAGGTTCCAATCTATATTTCCTCCTAAAATTATTTGATATCTGAGGTTTCTCTTTCCTTCAGTGACAGATCACTCAGTATCTTAAAAACTAAGCATACATGGCCTTTTTTTAGTTGATTCATGATGTATATACACATCTAAGTATCATATtgtacatcatacatacatataatttactggttgtaaaaataaatatactgtaTTTCTCTTATCCTCAATAACAAATAGAAAAGtagagagtttttattttatttttgtatttgcaaatagagagacagaatgagaacagttgtgttagggcctctaactactgcaatcaaactccagatgcatgcaccattttgtacacctggctttatgtgggtacttgggaattgaactcaggtctttaggaattacaggcaagtgtcttaactactgagccatctctccagctcagagatTTTTTTACTATTTGGTAATAGAGAAGCACCAGCTATGAATAAGAAAAATCTTATATCACAGCCTTGCTGATACAGGCCTGACTCCCAGCTCATGAAATTGTAACAGAGACCAGATAACACACATGATTCACTGATCACTTATTAGTagaagagagaagggacaaagaaaaatcaacttgcAGACTTCAGTGACCTTACTCTAGGCCTAGCTCTTGAAAGTTTCTATCGGTTGCtagaccaaaaaacaaaaatgcacaaTGTATAACCAGGAGTAAAGGAAGAAAGTGGGAGAAAGTAAGGAAGGGtgctaattgtttttatttactaaaCAATATGTAATTGGGCATATTAAATATTTTGCTATTGGTTTAGAAAGATAAAAGAATGCTAGAAAAGAATGATAGTACATTTATAAAAAGGCTAGTATGTTGAGACTGGTACGGcggctcgtgcctttaatcccagcactcaggaggctgaggtaggaggatttccatgaattccaggtcaacctggggctatagagtgagttccaggtcagcctaggctagagtgataccctacataaataaataaatattgattatCTTATCCTTTCCTGCCCTTAAGGAATTTACAATCTGGTTTGGAAATATgttacatgtatacacatagaAAATAACTCCTGGATAAATACATTGTTACtttaattcttcttttaaaatcaaatatctaATTGCAGTAATACTGTGTCACAGACATTCAGATGTGCATTCTCATGTAAAAATTTTACATAGATTTTACACAgtagtttaaaaatgaaaaatataattataatatactcCAGCCATATATGATCCTGAGTGATATGACCCACAGAATTGAAAGGAGGGTCTCCAAGAGATATTTCTACATTACCATATACTGGCACTATTCATAATCCCATCAACACATGAATAGATAccaaaatgtggcacatacacacaatggaaaattatttagccttcaaaaataaagaaatcaatgccaggcatggtgttgcgtgccttcaatcccagcactcaggaggcagaaatagaaagatcactgtgagttggaagccaccctgagactacacagtgaattccagggcagcctgggctagagcaagactctaccttgaaaaaaataaaaaaggagagctaCTACACTCAGACACAAATATATTTAATCCTAAGGAGCTAggctttgtattttttgaggcaagcccaacaggctagccttttctttatgtgagaaagcaagagtgggagagagaactggacagggccccagccactgaaaccaaactccagatgtgtgtgtccccttgtaggcatgtgcatttgtgcaccttgcgtcactgcatctggcttacataagacctggagagttgaacatgagtccttagacttctcaggcaagtaccttaaccactaagccatctctagcgtattttttttttgaaagggaaGTTTTGGATCAGGTGTTGTTATATAGCCCTGACTGATCTgatctatgtagcctaggctggcctcaaattcacagcaatcctcttgctttGGCCAAAAGACGGAAAGACAAAATGTTCTCTTAAAAATGGTTAGgattagccaggcgtgatggctcacacctttaatcccagcactcgggaggcagaggtgggaggattgcagtgagtttgaggccaccctgagactccatagtgtaatccatgtcagcctgagctagagtaagaccttatctcaaaaagccaaaaaaaaaaaaaaaaaaagttaagatgattgacacaaaagacaaaacaaaggttttgaagataaaatatttgagcttttactggtgtggtggcacacacctttaatcctggcactcaggaagcagaggtaggaggattgctgtaagtacaaggccaccctgagaatacatagtgaattccaggtcggcctgagctagagtgagaccctaacttggaaaacaaaaaacaaaaaaaaaaaaaaaaaagaaagaaggaaggaaggaaggaaggaaggaaggaaggaaggaaggaaaagaaaagaaaatttgaacttttaaaaagcatCTGAATGAGATGTTAgatatttggcaaaaaaaaaaaaatggttataatGGTAGAGATTACGTTGTGTGGTTTGTGTTTTAAATTTCACTTGGTATCCCATCAACACTAACTACACCTTGCGTAGTCTGTCTCACTCAGACGGTAGAGTTCAGCTGTCAGACTCACCTCACTGATGTGTACTATCTGTACTTGCCCAAGAAGTGCTGACGGTGGAAGAACAGGCAGCCTCTGACAAACAACCTGAAGCTTGTCCCAGCCTTCTGTCTACAGAGGCAGAAGTGGCTTGAAGGGCATGTTCTCTAGAGTAGATGCAGGGACAAACCTCAAAGTTGCAGTGCCGCAGTCAGTTCCATGCTGCTAGAAGAAACCTCCAAACAGTTTATGTGAGGAACGGgatttattttaaacttacaaatacaggggaagttccataatggcagaagaagctggccccctttcaaaGATCCACACAAAgagaagaaaccaccaccagggccaccaaaagcaagcacattcTGGGAACCCCGggaagagctcaagcactctgcatactttAAGcgggaattcagatccaccctcagTAATGCCTTAGGACTAGACCTCAGGATCTGCCTATAGTGACTCCTCCTACAGCCAGGCGGCTGGAGATCTaatttacaagctttaataaacttctgaatctatTAAGGgatatcaaactaccacagttttccagaaaatattacaaaaatttcCTTCAGAAATAGATTACTCTGAAAAAGATATTTGGATAAATGGTCTGTTCATAGCAACTTGTTAGATTGGCTTCTAAAAGAGAAACTAAAGTTATAAAACCTCCACtttgggactgggaagatagcttatcagttaaaggcacttacaaagcctaacaacctgggtttgaatccccagtacccatgtcaagccagatgcacaaagcggtgcatgtttcatgtgtctggagttcatttgtagtggcaggaggccctggtgtgcccatactctatgtctctcaaataaataaataaaaattaattttaaaataaaataaactcggcaaaacaagtaagggtgctgttttccttgtgaaccgggtaccagcacaagggtgaaggagatcaacacagagaaaaatcaactcctaccaaatcagcgagccagagcctcagaggcccccaacacctcatcactgaagcagaccaaaaatgaacccaacatggctcagggaaattttgtggaagagggggcgaaaagaatgtcagagccacatgttgggtcaggatatgcagagacatttatcttaccaataactgtgggctaactccacaatgcatgacccatatacctcaataaggaggggccaatggggagggggtaggtcacaaaggagcctaataatggtaccaaactgactgtacttgctgaatacaaaactaattaataaaaaataaaataaaaagtttttaaaagtcagaataTTAGCTTATTTTCACAAATGGCTTTAATAAGTATTAATTGGATGATCATTGACTGTGGTTTGTTTATAAGATCTACActgtaattaaaattaaaaattataaggaaaaaataaataaaataaaataaactcacgTTTTTAGATAGATTCAGAGCAACCTTATTAGATTAAGAGGAAAAAACTTTGATTTTTAATGAGATAATATTGTTGAGTTACTGttttcaaaaactattttcttATGGTATTTAACTAAAGAAGAACTGTTAAggaatttacacatttaatgggTTTTATAACTCCATGTAAATATGCTGAGATATGTTTAACACATTAAGTTTCctttaagagaaaaatatttgctgggtatggtggtgtacgcctttaatcccagcacttgggaggcagaggtagcagaggCAACAGAAGAGAGTTATAAGACCATGCCACTCTAGTATTGTGAAAACTACTATGCCaacatcttacctggaagtctttttctatgagtgtgtgtgtgtgtgtgtgtgtgtgtgtgtgtgtgtgtgtgtgtatgctatagagatgacttagcagttaaggcacttatctgcaaagtcaaagggcccaggttggattccccaggacccacataagccagattcacaaggtggcacatgcatctggagtttatttgcagtggctagtttGAGAAGTTTTTAATATGCAATCAATATTTAAGAaatttgtcttaaaaataaaaaatacatttgagagacagaggtaggaggatatttgtgagtttgaagccaacctgagactatattgtgaattccaggtcagcctggactacagcaagaccatacctcaaaaaacattttttaataaataaaaagctgggcatggtagaacactcctttaattccagcactctggatgctgaggtagaaggatctccatgaattcaaggccagcctggggttataaAAAGAGTTTACAACCagactgggctagattgagaccccacctcaaataaattaattaattaatagaaaTAAGTTTGATTGACATTCAGTGACTCTAGAATTTTTTCTAATTCTAATTAGGACATGTTATTGGCCAAATCACTTACCAAACTTCAGTTTCACAGTCGTCACCACTATTACCTTCTCCACGTAATTCATCCACACTATCTCACCTGTAGAGTTGAAATGACAGTCTCAGACCTCTACTCCTATGTGAGGATGGGAAATGAACATGACATGGTGGTTAACCTCAGACTATGAAGTCAGGAGACACTGGGTCAGAATCTTGGTTCCACAATTTAGTCACTGGAATTTGGAACAATTTGCCAGCTTCTCAAAGCCTCAATTTCCTTATCTACAAAGGAGAGACAGTAATACTACCTACTACCAAGTTATTATGGGAATTAAATGAAGTAAGACAAAGTTTGGCAGAAAGTATGTCTCTCAATtactaatatttttataatattgataACCAAATAAAGCAACATGAAAATGCTTTTCAATTTTGTCATGATAAAAATTGCCTTTGACATTTTGTACATGGTTAGAgatatggatctaatttcattcttctacacctGCTCTCAATAACCTGGGGACCAGTCTTAGTGGGCTTAtattattcactgtggggtcatgatggCCTCAGGCAGTCCCTGTGTAGCAGTGGGGAATGGTGCCTCGAAGTATTCCTAccaactctgtggctcttacaatctttccaccccccacttctgcaatgttcctgagccatggcaggcctgttggcagtctggttTAGTTCTGAGTtccctgtagcctctggatttctgctttgataggttttgattaatcaccatgtctgtcaccatcaccctgaaaCTGTGAAGCTAGCAGTAAAAGCAGCATCCATGCCACCACTTCCTCTCCACTTTCTCCTAAGCCCTGGAAAATGTGGTTGAGATGGCATATCTCATGGTGGGTAGTCAGCAATCTTCTGGTCTTaatgatggatcttggttctcttctgttttctctgccatctgtaaaatacagcagattctccagccaagAGAGAACAGCTTGAGTTAAAAGGGGTATGCAAAgtgatttttggtgtgcaagcctatTCTAACAAtatacttttggggctggagaggtggcttagtggttaaggtgattgcctgagaagcctaaggacccaggttcaattccccagtacccacataagccagatacacaaggtggtgcatatgtctggaattcatttgcagtggctggaggtgctggtgtgcctattatctccctctctttctctttctctaataaatgaaaataaaatatttttaaaatactatatttttattcTAAATCTCCTACACCAGGTCACAGAGAGGTAGCTCTAGctcaccatcttacccagaagtcccctAACAGAAATGTACAGAAGAATAAAGGAAGATAAGGAGGATTTTGCCGAACAATGTTGCTTAttactaataaaatatatgtggGTTATCTGATGAAATGCCATTGATAAGGGATTGAAAAGTTAAGAACAATGAGCTATCTGTAACTATGTTTAAAGTCAAGTAAAGgaaaactggggagatggctcagcagttaaaggcacctgcttacaaaacctgatggcctgggtttcatttcccagtacccacataaagccaagtacactggcatgctctctcgctctcgctctctctccatctctttcctcacaaataaataattttttaaagttggttAAAAGAGCTATAATGATAGCTTCATAAATATTCAGAAACCTGTTCCTCATCtatataacaaaaaataataactcagagctggagagctggcttaggagttaaagcacttgctggcaaagcaaaaggatccaggtttgattccccagtacccacataaatccagatgcacaaggtgatgcgtgcatctggaatttgttttcagtggctagagaacctggtatgtccattctctctccttctctctctctctctccctctcaaataaataaataaatagtaaaatatttttttaaaaaataataactcaaATTCTCAAAGTATAGTGTGAATGGCCCCATTGATGCAGGTTCTTCATCAaaattcttctttccttttttgttaggcagggtctcactctagcccaggatgacatggaattcactccataAACCAGGCTgcactcaaactcatagcaatcctcctacatctgcctcctgagtgctgggattaaagatatgagccCCATGCTTGGCTCTCAGAAACTCTTAAATGGGGTTTGCACCTTTAGTTTCAGATTTACTTTTCTAGCCACACAAAAATTGTATACTTCACAATAAACATAAACATTACAGCAGTAATCTAGCTGAGGATATGTCATCTGTCCTCTCCTAAAACCATTAAGATGGAAGGAAATGGGACCTGGCAGAAAGCAGACTCCAGAGCCAAAATGTGCAGAGGCTAATGATATTTATCATGATGAGCCACAAATTCCAAAACTCAAATGAAAGTTGGGGACTTTTCTGTTCCCACAGCCTTAACAACACTGCAGATTTGCTCCTAAAAGCTcctctatgtaaaaaaaaaaaaaaaacctcatttctTCTCCCACTGAGACCAAGAAAGTGATGGAAACAAGACATCACTGTCAAATTAGCCAACATGATGAAAGGTCAAAAGTAGAGGCCTGTTTAAAGTGaatgtaaaaacagaaaataatttggGACTTGGTTTAGAAGGTAAGCTAACAAAGCATGTAAAAATCCTACAAAGGAACTGTAGAAAAAAATTCTCCTACTTGGGAATTGAAGCAAATAATCATGAAAAGCCTACCTCTGCTACtaataggaaaaaatatttgttgattttgccttttttggtttttgaagtggTTTCATGTAGTCCTGgcttgcctcaaattcactattGCCAAAACTGCACTGAACTTCTGgccctcctgccttcacttctGAAGTGCTAGAATTgcggcatgggccaccacacccagcagaaaatGTTGAATCATGCATACTGAGTGATAAAAAGGTACCTGAGCTAATTCAACAGGAAAACAGCTTCTCTCAAATGTTTTTgaattcttcttctatttttatcaTTGATTAATTCCTTCATGTATTCACAGGCAGCCAAGGTTagtcatgaaaaacaaaacctttctgACAGAATTTATTCTTCTGGGACTCACGGACATCCCCGAGCTTCAGATTTGCATTTTCGTATTTCTCTTCCTCACCTATGTGCTCAGCATCACGGGGAACCTGACAATCATCATTCTCACACTACTCGATTCCCACCTCCACACGCCCATGTATTTCTTCCTCCGGAACTTCTCCTTCCTGGAAATCTCCTTCACGTCCACCTTCACCCCTAGACTGCTCTTCAGCATCTTGACTGGAATCAAGACCATCAGCTTTGCCGGCTGCTTCACTCAGTATTTCTTCGCCATCTTCTTTGGAGCCACCGAGTTTTACCTCCTGGCTGCCATGTCCTTTGACCGCTACGTGGCCATCTGCAAACCCCTGCACTACACGACCATCATGAGCAACAGGGCCTGCACCCAGCTGGTCCTCTGCTCCTGGCTCAGTGGATTCCTGATCATCTTATTCCCCATCATCCTGACCACTCAGTTGGAGTTCTGTGCATCCAACGTGCTCAATCACTACTACTGTGACTATGGACCTCTTGTGGAAATAGCTTGCTCAGACACAAGGTTCCTGGAAGTGCTCGATTTTATCTTAGCAGCTATCACCTTGCTGGTCACCCTGGGTCTGGTGATTCTCTCCTACACACACATCATCAGGACCATTCTGAAGATCCCTTCTGCACAGCAGAGGACCAAGGCCTTTTCCACGTGTTCTTCC
This window contains:
- the LOC101605170 gene encoding olfactory receptor 6C4-like, which gives rise to MKNKTFLTEFILLGLTDIPELQICIFVFLFLTYVLSITGNLTIIILTLLDSHLHTPMYFFLRNFSFLEISFTSTFTPRLLFSILTGIKTISFAGCFTQYFFAIFFGATEFYLLAAMSFDRYVAICKPLHYTTIMSNRACTQLVLCSWLSGFLIILFPIILTTQLEFCASNVLNHYYCDYGPLVEIACSDTRFLEVLDFILAAITLLVTLGLVILSYTHIIRTILKIPSAQQRTKAFSTCSSHMIVISLSYGSCIFMYIRPSAKEGVAFNKGVAVLNTSVAPLLNPFIYTLRNKQVKQAFRNLTTKTVSH